A DNA window from Vigna unguiculata cultivar IT97K-499-35 chromosome 10, ASM411807v1, whole genome shotgun sequence contains the following coding sequences:
- the LOC114166335 gene encoding TMV resistance protein N-like — MEIATSSSSSSFLKSEPHFINDVFINFREEEISRKFVWHLKNVLLQAQVKTLVEEENLQERMKLEEHMGAIACSKIAIIVFSETYSESALCLRELEKIIECHETFGQIVMPVFYQVNPFDVCTKCDFGKALEEAAEESYSEEQLKHALSRWSHALTKAALITGWDVKDFRHDGELVEVIVSRIQTLLDYKDLFITQFPVGLESRVEKVIGCIENHSTKVCMIGIWGMGGSGKTTIAKAIYNRIYRIFIGKSFIENIREVYDGVSRSNIHLQEHLLYDVLKSKLQLESISLGRTKIENELSRKRLLIVLDDVNEFDQLDSLFGKDEWFGQGSVIIITTRDVRHLRRNNVDYVYKTEEMNETESLELFSWHAFGEEKPIEDFNDVARNVVGYCGGLPLALEVLGSYLSERTKKEWKSVFSKLKIIPNTKVQEKLRISFDDLRDEVEQEIFLDICCFFIGKERGYVTEILNGCGLRGDIEIRVLIERALISVERNNKLGMHPLLRDMGREIIRERWPVETENRSRLWFDDDVKHILTNNTGTEATEGLSLKLHSTSTDCFKTRAFKEMKRLRFLQLDNVQLAGEYGYLSKQLRWICWQGFPFKYIPNNFHMKSVIAIDLKHSYLHLVWKKAQILEWLKILDLSHSMYLRETPDFSRLPSLEQLILEDCPSLCKVHPSIGDLGNLQLINLKDCTSLSNLPREVYKLKSLTTFVLSGCLKIDILEEDIAQMESLIILVAENTAVKQIPFSIVSSQSTGYIFPEGFESEISHFIIQSWMSPTLNPHSSCLYWMEIEDYNWHVHGPLHTGLANLRSILVKCDTEFKLSFLVKSIVVEYGVNFTESRISNQRLRRFSLIGVGRYNEFLNTLSTRVSEELASSESCEFSVPGDNHPYWFAHMGNGYSVSFTVPQDCDIKGMILCFVYLSTPVIIATECVTSVLIVNYTKCTLHMHNHDTVNSLNDEDWRGIISNLGPGDKVEIFLTFGHGLVVKNTAVYLIYGESNDMEIEPCRAKGKCSA; from the exons ATGGAGATCGCtacttcttcttcatcttcatcgtTCTTAAAATCTGAACCCCACTTCATAAACGACGTGTTCATCAACTTTCGGGAAGAGGAAATCAGTAGAAAGTTTGTTTGGCATCTAAAAAATGTTCTTTTACAAGCTCAAGTCAAAACTTTGGTTGAAGAGGAGAATCTGCAGGAGAGAATGAAGCTAGAAGAACACATGGGAGCAATAGCTTGCTCTAAGATTGCAATAATTGTTTTCTCCGAAACGTACTCTGAATCTGCCCTGTGTCTTCGAGAGCTTGAAAAAATCATTGAATGCCACGAAACTTTCGGCCAAATAGTTATGCCCGTATTTTACCAAGTTAACCCATTCGATGTATGTACTAAATGTGATTTTGGAAAAGCGTTGGAAGAAGCTGCAGAGGAAAGCTATTCAGAAGAACAGCTGAAACATGCATTATCCAGGTGGAGCCATGCACTCACCAAAGCTGCACTTATCACTGGTTGGGATGTCAAAGATTTCAG GCATGATGGTGAACTTGTGGAGGTAATTGTTAGCCGCATTCAAACATTACTGGACTATAAAGACTTGTTTATTACCCAATTTCCTGTTGGATTAGAGTCCCGTGTGGAAAAGGTGATTGGATGTATTGAAAATCATTCCACCAAAGTGTGCATGATAGGGATATGGGGAATGGGAGGATCGGGTAAAACTACCATAGCCAAAGCCATATACAATCGAATTTATCGTATATTCATTGGTAAGAGTTTCATTGAAAATATCAGAGAAGTTTATGATGGAGTAAGTAGAAGCAACATTCATTTGCAAGAACATCTTCTTTATGATGTCCTAAAATCCAAGTTGCAGCTGGAAAGCATTTCCTTGGGAAGAACTAAGATCGAGAATGAACTTTCTCGAAAAAGGTTGCTCATTGTGCTTGATGATGTAAATGAATTTGACCAATTAGACAGCCTATTTGGAAAAGATGAATGGTTTGGTCAGGGAAGTGTAATAATCATTACAACTAGAGATGTACGACATCTTAGGAGAAATAACGTAGATTATGTTTATAAGACAGAGGAAATGAACGAAACTGAGTCCCTCGAGCTTTTTAGTTGGCACGCTTTTGGAGAAGAAAAACCAATAGAGGACTTCAATGATGTTGCAAGAAATGTAGTTGGTTATTGTGGAGGACTACCTCTAGCTCTAGAGGTTCTTGGTTCTTACTTAAGTGAGAGGACAAAGAAGGAGTGGAAAAGTGtgttttcaaaactaaaaataattccaaataCAAAAGTTCAAGAAAAATTGAGAATAAGTTTTGACGATTTACGTGATGAGGTGGAACAGGAAATATTTCTTGATATATGTTGTTTCTTTATTGGTAAAGAAAGAGGCTATGTTACAGAGATACTAAATGGTTGTGGACTACGAGGTGATATTGAAATAAGAGTTCTCATAGAGCGGGCTCTCATTAGCGTTGAAAGGAACAACAAACTTGGAATGCATCCTTTGCTACGAGACATGGGAAGAGAAATTATTCGTGAAAGATGGCCAGTGGAAACAGAGAACAGGAGTCGATTATGGTTTGATGATGATGTAAAACATATACTGACAAACAATACT GGGACAGAAGCTACCGAGGGATTATCCCTGAAACTGCATTCAACCAGCACAGATTGCTTCAAAACTCGTGCTTTCAAGGAAATGAAGAGATTGAGATTTCTACAATTGGATAATGTACAACTTGCTGGAGAATATGGTTATCTTTCTAAACAGTTGAGATGGATTTGTTGGCAAGGGTTTCCTTTTAAATACATTCCAAACAACTTTCATATGAAAAGTGTAATTGCAATTGATTTAAAACATAGTTATCTTCACCTCGTCTGGAAAAAAGCCcag ATTTTAGAGTGGCTAAAAATCCTTGATCTTAGTCACTCTATGTACTTGAGAGAAACACCTGACTTTTCCAGATTACCAAGTCTTGAACAACTCATTCTAGAAGATTGCCCAAGTTTGTGCAAGGTACACCCATCCATTGGAGATCTCGGCAATCTGcaattgataaatttaaaggACTGTACAAGTCTAAGCAATCTCCCCAGAGAGGTATACAAGCTAAAATCTTTAACAACTTTTGTCCTTTCTGGTTGTTTGAAGATTGACATATTGGAAGAAGATATAGCGCAAATGGAATCCTTGATAATACTAGTTGCAGAAAATACTGCTGTAAAACAAATTCCATTTTCAATTGTAAGCTCACAAAGCACAGGATATATATTCCCAGAAGGATTTGAATCTGAAATTTCTCACTTTATCATTCAATCTTGGATGTCACCAACATTGAATCCCCACTCTTCTTGCCTGTATTGGATGGAAATAGAGGATTATAATTGGCATGTGCATGGGCCATTGCATACCGGCCTTGCAAATCTTCGAAGTATTTTGGTTAAATGTGACACTGAGTTTAAACTATCTTTTCTAGTGAAATCAATTGTTGTCGAATATGGTGTAAATTTTACAGAATCAAGAATTTCAAACCAGCGCTTGAGGAGGTTTTCTTTGATTGGTGTCGGAAGATATAATGAATTCCTCAATACACTCAGCACTAGAGTTTCTGAG GAATTGGCAAGCAGTGAGTCTTGTGAATTCTCTGTTCCAGGAGACAACCATCCTTATTGGTTTGCCCATATGGGTAATGGATATTCTGTTTCTTTCACCGTGCCTCAGGATTGTGACATCAAGGGAatgattttgtgttttgtttatttatcaacCCCTGTAATCATAGCAACCGAATGTGTTACAAGTGTCTTAATAGTTAATTACACAAAGTGCACACTACACATGCACAACCATGACACAGTAAATTCCCTTAATGATGAAGATTGGCGTGGCATAATATCAAATTTAGGACCTGGAGACAAGGTGGAGATTTTTTTGACTTTTGGTCATGGATTGGTGGTCAAGAACACAGCTGTGTATCTTATATATGGTGAATCAAATGACATGGAAATAGAGCCTTGCCGAGCCAAAGGAAAATGCTCTGCATAA